In Candidatus Rokuibacteriota bacterium, one DNA window encodes the following:
- a CDS encoding LLM class F420-dependent oxidoreductase — MKYGVVFPQTEFGNDIQAIKDYAQAAEGLGYDYLLVYDHVLGAHPSREPKLTGPYTYEHPFHEPMVFFGFLAAITTRLELVTGILILPQRQTALVAKQTAEVDVLSGGRLRLGIGIGWNYVEYDALGESFQTRGRRVEEQIEVLRKLWTQPLVTHKTAHHVIDNAGINPLPVRRPIQVWLGGAAEPVLRRAARIGDGWMPAGRPPDDRMKAYVDQLHGYLEAAGRDPKQFGIDPWISIQGLDKDEWRRRVEAWRTLGATHVAVDTMRAGFTSPTAHMAAIRSFREVLS, encoded by the coding sequence GGGAACGATATCCAGGCCATCAAGGACTACGCGCAGGCGGCCGAGGGGCTCGGCTATGACTACCTGCTCGTCTACGACCACGTGCTCGGGGCTCACCCCAGTCGTGAGCCGAAGCTGACGGGGCCGTACACGTACGAACATCCGTTTCATGAGCCCATGGTGTTCTTCGGATTCCTTGCTGCGATCACCACGAGACTCGAGCTCGTCACCGGCATTCTCATCCTGCCGCAGCGTCAGACGGCCCTTGTGGCCAAGCAGACCGCGGAGGTCGACGTCCTGAGTGGAGGCCGCCTGCGCCTCGGCATTGGGATTGGCTGGAACTACGTCGAGTACGACGCGCTCGGCGAGTCGTTTCAGACGCGCGGGCGTCGCGTTGAAGAACAGATCGAAGTCCTCCGCAAGCTCTGGACCCAGCCGCTCGTCACTCACAAGACCGCGCACCACGTGATTGACAATGCCGGGATCAATCCGCTGCCCGTTCGACGTCCCATCCAGGTCTGGCTCGGGGGTGCCGCGGAGCCCGTGCTCAGGCGTGCCGCGCGGATCGGGGACGGCTGGATGCCGGCCGGGAGACCGCCTGACGATCGCATGAAAGCTTACGTGGACCAACTCCATGGGTATCTGGAGGCCGCCGGTCGCGATCCCAAGCAGTTTGGCATCGACCCCTGGATCAGCATTCAAGGGCTGGACAAGGACGAATGGCGCCGCCGCGTGGAAGCGTGGCGCACCCTGGGGGCCACGCACGTGGCCGTGGATACAATGCGCGCCGGCTTTACCTCGCCGACGGCACACATGGCCGCGATCCGGTCCTTCCGGGAGGTGCTGAGCTAG